A single region of the Geobacillus subterraneus genome encodes:
- the fliF gene encoding flagellar basal-body MS-ring/collar protein FliF, which yields MDSKWKEWWGRARAFWQERTKKQKQLAIGGTAVALFAIGIGMFFAMRTEMAPLYSNLTPQEAGQIKATLDGRGVPAEVADGGTTIKVPKEQVDALKVELAAEGIPNSGVIDYSFFGQNASFGMTDNEFNMVKLKAMQTELANLMKTIDGVEDAKVMINLPQPSVFVSDEKGDASASIVLKTKPGYQFSDEQIRALYHLVAKSVPNLSTDNIVIMNQFFEYFDLKNDDENSTGTTFASQQQIKKQIERDIQRQVQQMLGAMMGQDKVVVSVTADVDFTQEKREENLVAPVDEENNEGIAVSVQRIKETYSGSGAPPGGIAGTGTNETPGYQGANGATNGDYERTEETVNNEVNKIKKQIVESPYKIRDLGIQVMVEPPDPDDPNSLPPEAVNDIQKILGTIVRTSIDKSEAQPLTDEEINSRIVVSVQKFNGKPSFTESAPVRPAWWWYAAGAGALLLIALLLFFWLRRRREDEEEEDELVFAPPLSAEPELPEPPETEEKLRRRQLERLAKEKPDEFAKLLKTWLSEE from the coding sequence ATGGACAGCAAATGGAAAGAGTGGTGGGGCCGCGCTCGTGCGTTTTGGCAAGAACGGACGAAAAAACAGAAACAGCTCGCCATAGGCGGGACGGCGGTCGCGCTTTTCGCCATCGGCATTGGAATGTTTTTTGCCATGAGGACGGAAATGGCGCCGCTATATAGCAATCTAACACCGCAAGAAGCCGGGCAAATTAAAGCGACGCTCGATGGGCGCGGCGTTCCGGCGGAAGTGGCCGATGGCGGCACGACGATCAAAGTGCCGAAAGAGCAAGTCGATGCGTTGAAAGTGGAGCTGGCCGCTGAAGGCATCCCGAACAGCGGGGTCATCGATTATTCGTTTTTTGGCCAAAACGCGAGCTTCGGCATGACCGACAACGAGTTTAATATGGTGAAGCTGAAGGCGATGCAAACCGAGCTCGCCAACTTAATGAAAACGATCGACGGCGTCGAGGATGCGAAAGTGATGATCAACCTTCCGCAGCCGAGCGTATTTGTTTCCGATGAAAAAGGAGACGCCTCGGCTTCGATTGTGCTGAAGACGAAGCCGGGCTATCAGTTCAGCGACGAGCAAATTCGGGCGCTGTATCACCTCGTCGCCAAAAGTGTTCCGAACCTCTCTACCGATAATATCGTCATTATGAACCAGTTTTTTGAGTATTTTGATTTAAAAAATGACGACGAAAATTCGACAGGGACGACATTCGCTTCGCAACAGCAAATTAAAAAACAAATCGAACGCGACATCCAACGTCAAGTGCAGCAAATGCTTGGCGCGATGATGGGACAGGACAAAGTCGTCGTTTCTGTAACGGCTGACGTCGACTTTACGCAAGAAAAGCGGGAAGAAAACTTAGTCGCTCCTGTTGACGAGGAGAACAATGAAGGAATTGCCGTCAGCGTCCAGCGCATTAAAGAAACGTATTCGGGAAGCGGGGCGCCGCCGGGCGGCATCGCCGGAACGGGCACGAACGAAACGCCGGGCTATCAGGGGGCAAACGGTGCGACGAACGGCGATTATGAGCGGACCGAGGAAACAGTCAACAATGAAGTGAACAAAATTAAAAAACAAATCGTGGAAAGTCCATATAAAATTCGCGACTTAGGCATTCAAGTGATGGTCGAGCCGCCCGATCCGGACGACCCGAATTCACTGCCGCCGGAGGCGGTCAATGATATTCAGAAAATATTAGGAACGATCGTCCGAACATCGATTGATAAAAGCGAAGCACAACCATTGACTGACGAAGAGATCAACAGCCGCATCGTCGTCTCAGTGCAAAAGTTTAACGGCAAGCCATCATTCACCGAATCGGCGCCGGTTCGTCCGGCATGGTGGTGGTATGCGGCGGGAGCGGGGGCGCTGTTGCTGATCGCCCTGCTGTTGTTCTTCTGGCTGCGTCGCCGCCGCGAAGACGAGGAAGAGGAAGACGAACTCGTATTCGCCCCGCCGCTTTCGGCAGAGCCGGAGCTGCCGGAACCGCCGGAGACGGAGGAGAAACTGCGCCGCCGGCAGCTTGAACGACTGGCGAAAGAAAAGCCGGATGAGTTTGCCAAACTATTAAAAACGTGGCTATCAGAGGAGTAG
- the fliE gene encoding flagellar hook-basal body complex protein FliE, producing the protein MIDGASRVGLTPAAAAPSPVKPAAVQKQFAAFLKEALNNVNDAQIQADALTEKLVRGENVQLHDVMIAAQKASITLQLTLEIRNKAIEAYQEMMRMPL; encoded by the coding sequence ATGATCGACGGAGCAAGCCGCGTCGGACTGACGCCGGCCGCCGCCGCCCCGAGCCCGGTAAAGCCGGCCGCGGTGCAAAAACAGTTTGCCGCTTTTTTGAAAGAGGCGCTCAACAATGTAAACGACGCACAAATTCAAGCGGACGCGCTGACGGAAAAACTCGTCCGCGGAGAGAACGTCCAATTGCATGATGTGATGATCGCCGCACAAAAGGCGAGCATTACCCTGCAGCTGACACTTGAGATCCGCAACAAGGCGATCGAGGCGTATCAAGAAATGATGCGCATGCCGTTGTAG
- the flgC gene encoding flagellar basal body rod protein FlgC has translation MPMFQSLHISASALTAERLRMDVISSNIANVDTTRARFVNGEWEPYRRKVVVIEPRGEQFSSYLQAALGRTGAVGNGVRVREITDDPAPFKLVYDPDHPDAGADGYVRLPNVDPLKEMVDLIGATRSYEANVTALNASKGMLMKALEIGK, from the coding sequence ATGCCCATGTTTCAAAGCCTGCACATCTCGGCCTCGGCCTTGACAGCCGAGCGGCTGCGCATGGATGTGATCTCGTCCAACATCGCCAACGTGGATACGACGCGGGCCCGTTTTGTCAACGGGGAATGGGAGCCGTACCGCCGCAAAGTCGTCGTTATCGAACCGCGCGGTGAACAGTTTTCGAGTTATTTGCAGGCTGCCCTCGGCCGCACCGGCGCGGTCGGCAACGGGGTGCGGGTGCGCGAAATCACTGACGATCCGGCGCCGTTTAAACTCGTATATGATCCGGACCACCCGGATGCGGGCGCTGACGGCTACGTCCGCCTGCCGAATGTTGACCCGCTCAAAGAAATGGTCGACTTGATTGGCGCCACACGCTCCTACGAGGCGAACGTTACTGCGCTGAACGCCTCAAAAGGGATGTTGATGAAGGCGCTTGAGATTGGGAAATAG
- the flgB gene encoding flagellar basal body rod protein FlgB: MSLFSSTIHWLEQGLRYASLRQQAIADNIANADTPGYKAKDVRFQAELDRALQLEAKRTDPSHFPFRNEQNGKIIVTTNANISYNHNGNSVDIDQEMSKLAENQIYYNALIERINGKFNTLKTVIKGGK, from the coding sequence TTGTCGCTGTTTTCATCGACGATCCACTGGCTTGAACAAGGACTCCGTTATGCCTCGCTCCGCCAGCAGGCGATTGCCGACAACATCGCCAACGCCGATACACCGGGCTATAAGGCGAAAGACGTGCGCTTTCAAGCCGAGCTCGACCGGGCGCTCCAGCTCGAGGCGAAACGGACGGATCCGAGTCATTTTCCGTTTCGAAACGAGCAAAATGGGAAAATTATCGTGACGACGAACGCAAATATCAGTTACAATCATAATGGCAACAGTGTCGATATTGATCAAGAAATGTCAAAATTAGCAGAAAACCAAATTTATTACAATGCGCTCATTGAGCGGATAAACGGCAAATTCAATACGTTAAAAACGGTCATTAAAGGAGGGAAATAG
- the codY gene encoding GTP-sensing pleiotropic transcriptional regulator CodY, whose product MNLLEKTRKINAMLQKAAGRPVNFKEMAETLCDVIEANVFVVSRRGKLLGFAIKQSIENERMKRMLEERQFPEEYTRNLFNITETSPNIDINSEYTAFPVENRDLFKTGLTTIVPINGGGERLGTLILSRLDREFDNDDLILAEYGATVVGMEILREKTEEIEEEARSKAVVQMAISSLSYSELEAIEHIFEELDGTEGLLVASKIADRVGITRSVIVNALRKLESAGVIESRSLGMKGTYIKVLNDKFLTELEKLKSS is encoded by the coding sequence ATGAATTTGCTAGAGAAAACGCGAAAAATTAACGCCATGCTGCAAAAAGCAGCCGGGCGGCCGGTCAATTTCAAAGAAATGGCGGAAACGCTTTGCGATGTCATCGAAGCAAACGTGTTCGTTGTCAGCCGCCGCGGCAAACTGCTTGGATTTGCCATTAAACAATCGATTGAAAACGAGCGGATGAAACGGATGCTTGAAGAGCGGCAGTTTCCAGAAGAATATACGAGAAACTTGTTCAACATCACGGAAACGTCCCCTAACATCGATATTAATAGCGAATATACGGCGTTTCCAGTGGAAAATCGTGACTTATTTAAAACCGGCTTGACGACGATCGTCCCGATCAACGGCGGGGGCGAACGGCTCGGCACGCTCATTTTGTCGCGCCTTGACCGGGAGTTTGATAACGACGACCTTATTTTGGCCGAATACGGGGCGACGGTTGTCGGCATGGAGATTTTGCGCGAAAAAACAGAGGAAATCGAAGAGGAAGCACGCAGCAAGGCGGTCGTGCAAATGGCGATCAGCTCGCTTTCCTACAGCGAACTTGAGGCGATTGAACATATTTTTGAAGAGCTTGACGGGACGGAAGGGCTGCTTGTCGCCAGCAAAATCGCCGACCGCGTCGGCATCACCCGCTCGGTGATTGTCAACGCCCTGCGCAAGCTTGAGAGCGCCGGAGTGATTGAATCGCGTTCGCTCGGCATGAAAGGAACGTACATTAAAGTGTTGAACGACAAGTTTTTGACTGAGCTTGAAAAACTGAAATCGAGCTGA
- the hslU gene encoding HslU--HslV peptidase ATPase subunit, with protein MAETLTPRQIVEKLDQFIVGQKEAKKAVAIALRNRYRRSLLDEKLRDEVMPKNILMIGPTGVGKTEIARRLAKLVGAPFIKVEATKFTEVGYVGRDVESMVRDLVETSVRLVKERKMSEVKDRAERQANKRLVELLVPGKQKQTIKNPLELLFGGQASQPDNGHSHDDEQVEQKRRQVAWQLANGQLENEMVTIEIEEQPPMLFDFLQGAGIEQMGVNMQDALSSLMPKRRKKRRLKVSEARKVLINEEAQKLIDMDEVTQEAVRLAEQSGIIFIDEIDKIARSGAVSGSADVSREGVQRDILPIVEGSTIMTKYGPVKTDHILFIAAGAFHMAKPSDLIPELQGRFPIRVELAKLSVDDFVSILVEPNNALIKQYQALLATEGINLEFSDDAIRKIAEVAFEVNQTTDNIGARRLHTILEKLLEDLLFEAPDIGLDRIVITPQYVEQKLGSIVKNKDLSEFIL; from the coding sequence ATGGCGGAAACTTTGACTCCACGACAAATTGTCGAGAAGCTCGATCAGTTTATCGTCGGGCAAAAAGAGGCGAAAAAAGCGGTGGCGATTGCGCTTCGCAACCGGTATCGCCGCAGTTTGCTCGATGAAAAATTGCGCGATGAAGTGATGCCGAAAAACATTTTAATGATCGGCCCGACCGGAGTCGGGAAGACAGAAATCGCCCGCCGGCTCGCCAAACTCGTCGGCGCGCCGTTTATTAAAGTCGAGGCGACGAAATTTACCGAGGTCGGCTACGTTGGGCGCGACGTCGAATCGATGGTGCGCGATTTAGTGGAAACGTCGGTCAGGCTCGTGAAGGAACGGAAAATGAGCGAGGTGAAAGACCGAGCTGAGCGGCAGGCGAATAAACGGCTTGTCGAATTGCTCGTTCCCGGCAAACAAAAGCAAACGATCAAAAACCCGCTCGAGCTGCTATTTGGCGGTCAAGCGAGCCAACCGGACAACGGCCATAGCCATGACGATGAGCAGGTGGAGCAAAAGCGGCGCCAAGTCGCCTGGCAGCTCGCCAACGGCCAACTGGAAAACGAGATGGTGACGATTGAAATCGAGGAGCAGCCGCCCATGCTGTTTGACTTTTTGCAAGGGGCGGGCATTGAGCAAATGGGTGTTAACATGCAAGATGCGTTAAGCAGCCTCATGCCGAAGCGGCGCAAAAAGCGGCGTCTGAAGGTGAGCGAGGCGCGCAAGGTGCTCATCAATGAAGAAGCGCAAAAACTGATCGACATGGATGAAGTAACGCAAGAGGCGGTCCGCCTTGCCGAGCAGTCCGGCATCATTTTTATCGACGAAATTGACAAAATCGCCCGCAGCGGAGCGGTGTCCGGTTCGGCCGACGTCTCGCGCGAAGGGGTTCAGCGCGACATTTTGCCGATCGTCGAAGGATCGACCATCATGACAAAATACGGGCCGGTCAAAACCGACCATATTTTATTTATTGCCGCCGGCGCGTTCCATATGGCGAAGCCGTCGGATTTGATCCCTGAGCTGCAAGGTCGCTTCCCGATTCGCGTCGAACTGGCGAAACTTTCGGTCGACGATTTCGTAAGTATATTAGTCGAGCCGAATAACGCGCTCATTAAACAATATCAGGCGCTTTTGGCGACGGAAGGTATAAATCTTGAATTTTCTGACGATGCTATTCGTAAGATTGCCGAAGTGGCGTTTGAAGTGAACCAGACGACCGACAATATCGGCGCGCGCCGGCTCCATACGATTTTGGAAAAGCTGCTCGAAGATTTGCTGTTTGAGGCGCCGGATATTGGGCTTGACCGGATCGTCATCACGCCGCAATACGTCGAACAAAAACTCGGCAGCATCGTCAAAAACAAAGATTTAAGCGAGTTTATTTTATGA
- the hslV gene encoding ATP-dependent protease subunit HslV, which yields MDRFHATTIFAIRHNGRAAMAGDGQVTFGNAVVMKHTAKKVRRLFHGKVLAGFAGSVADAFTLFEMFEGKLEQFNGNLPRAAVELAKEWRSDKVLRRLEAMLIVMDGHHLLLISGTGEVIEPDDGMLAIGSGGHYALAAGRALKQYAGASMTAKEIAKAALEIAADICVYTNGHIIVEEL from the coding sequence ATGGACCGTTTTCATGCGACGACGATTTTCGCCATCCGTCATAACGGCAGGGCGGCGATGGCGGGCGACGGCCAAGTGACATTTGGCAACGCGGTTGTCATGAAGCATACGGCGAAGAAAGTACGGCGTCTGTTTCATGGCAAAGTGCTCGCCGGTTTTGCCGGCTCGGTCGCCGATGCGTTTACGCTGTTTGAGATGTTTGAAGGCAAGCTTGAACAGTTCAACGGCAACTTGCCTCGTGCGGCCGTCGAGCTGGCGAAAGAGTGGCGGAGCGACAAAGTGCTGCGCCGCCTTGAGGCGATGTTGATTGTCATGGACGGGCATCATTTATTGCTGATTTCCGGCACCGGTGAAGTCATCGAGCCGGATGACGGCATGCTCGCAATCGGTTCGGGCGGCCATTACGCGCTCGCTGCCGGGCGCGCCTTAAAACAGTATGCCGGCGCTTCGATGACCGCCAAAGAGATTGCGAAAGCTGCGCTCGAGATTGCCGCTGACATTTGCGTCTATACGAACGGCCATATTATTGTTGAAGAGCTGTAA
- the xerC gene encoding tyrosine recombinase XerC, with the protein MKNTKFALQSFVEYLQIEKNYSQYTIACYRRDIEQFLQFMNEEGIGGLDEVAYSDVRLYLTKLYRQHLSSRSVARKISSLRSFYKFLLREGWAAENPFALAALPKKEQKIPNFLYHEELEALFRVNDGNTAIGQRNAALLELLYATGARVSECCHIRLSDLDFAAGAVLIHGKGNKQRYVPFGRPAREALERYIGGGRRELVSRLPADHRYLFVNARGNPLTPRGVRYILDRIVEAAALTQNISPHVLRHTFATHLLNEGADLRSVQELLGHAHLSSTQVYTHVTKDRLRHIYLQAHPRA; encoded by the coding sequence ATGAAAAATACGAAATTTGCGTTACAATCGTTCGTAGAATATTTACAAATCGAGAAAAATTATTCACAATATACTATTGCGTGCTACCGGCGCGACATTGAGCAGTTTCTTCAGTTCATGAACGAAGAAGGAATCGGCGGGCTCGATGAAGTGGCCTACAGCGACGTTCGCTTATATTTGACGAAACTGTACAGGCAGCATCTCTCCAGCCGTTCGGTCGCCCGTAAAATTTCCAGCCTGCGCAGCTTTTACAAGTTTTTGCTGCGCGAAGGATGGGCGGCCGAAAATCCATTTGCCCTTGCGGCGCTGCCGAAAAAAGAGCAAAAAATTCCTAACTTTTTATATCATGAAGAGTTAGAAGCGCTGTTTCGCGTCAATGATGGAAATACCGCCATCGGCCAGCGCAATGCAGCGCTGCTTGAGCTGCTTTACGCGACTGGCGCCCGGGTTAGTGAATGTTGTCACATTCGTCTGTCTGACCTCGATTTTGCTGCGGGTGCCGTGCTCATTCACGGAAAAGGAAACAAGCAGCGCTACGTTCCGTTTGGCCGCCCGGCTAGGGAGGCGCTTGAACGGTACATCGGCGGCGGACGGCGCGAGCTCGTAAGCAGGCTGCCGGCAGACCACCGCTATTTGTTTGTCAATGCCCGCGGCAACCCGCTCACGCCCCGGGGAGTGCGCTACATTTTGGACCGCATCGTTGAGGCGGCGGCGCTGACGCAAAACATCAGCCCGCACGTGCTGCGGCATACGTTTGCGACCCATTTGCTAAACGAAGGAGCTGACCTTCGCTCCGTGCAAGAACTGCTCGGCCACGCGCATTTATCATCAACGCAAGTGTATACGCATGTGACGAAGGATCGGTTGCGGCATATTTATTTGCAGGCCCATCCGCGGGCGTAG